Proteins encoded together in one Mobula hypostoma chromosome 9, sMobHyp1.1, whole genome shotgun sequence window:
- the LOC134351503 gene encoding ras association domain-containing protein 9-like — protein MASLDGAEIAVWVCQEEKLVCGLTKRTSCAQVVRALLEDHLANAGATRLLHAPAKDYCIVEKWRGFERRLPPATKLLRLWASWGEEQPNVHFVLVKVGASLAVPGLRSAEAKVIQNKGGQGELSAAQYINSLPAEKQRRMVRKAFRKLAKMKKLKQGREGIETLVHLIISQDHTIRQQLQRMRELDAEIDGYESWTHLQRIQKEGENYVQETYLLESREGDGQGGERAPLQEYLSKRDATFKMQEQLEQQGEAIEKLSAEIQLELSRLCGGDLGKARDVPGSPGTGPPGCAAEIKRVESELEAAMSVALQLQQNLTEVQEKVKQEEQVLTQKAAECDQLAEQLQSLHLAEGGEGDAPESEPCTPASKCASPRKTANALKSSSEPPSPSDVNDTDSDTGISSTHSQDSEPSCVEVVPTSTNCF, from the coding sequence ATGGCATCGCTGGACGGCGCCGAGATCGCGGTATGGGTGTGCCAGGAAGAGAAGCTGGTGTGCGGTTTGACGAAGCGCACCAGCTGTGCCCAGGTGGTGCGGGCCTTACTGGAGGACCACCTCGCCAACGCTGGCGCCACCAGGCTGCTCCACGCACCTGCCAAAGACTACTGCATCGTGGAGAAGTGGAGAGGCTTCGAAAGGCGCTTGCCCCCCGCCACCAAGCTGCTGAGGCTCTGGGCGTCCTGGGGAGAGGAGCAGCCCAACGTGCATTTCGTCCTGGTCAAGGTTGGGGCTTCCCTGGCCGTGCCGGGGCTGAGGAGCGCAGAAGCCAAGGTGATCCAGAACAAGGGaggacaaggggaattgagtgccGCCCAGTATATCAACAGCCTGCCGGCCGAAAAGCAGAGGAGAATGGTGCGCAAAGCTTTCAGGAAACTGGCCAAGATGAAAAAGCTAAAGCAGGGCCGAGAAGGGATTGAGACCTTGGTGCATCTGATCATATCTCAGGACCACACCATCCGCCAACAGTTGCAGAGGATGAGGGAGCTTGACGCCGAAATTGACGGGTATGAATCGTGGACGCACTTGCAGCGGATACAGAAGGAGGGCGAGAACTACGTCCAGGAGACTTACCTGCTGGAGAGCAGAGAGGGGGACGGACAGGGAGGTGAGAGAGCACCGCTTCAGGAGTACCTCAGCAAGAGAGACGCCACCTTCAAGATGCAAGAGCAACTTGAGCAGCAGGGGGAAGCCATCGAGAAACTGTCAGCGGAGATCCAACTGGAGCTGAGCAGGCTGTGCGGGGGCGATCTGGGCAAGGCGCGGGATGTCCCCGGCTCCCCGGGCACCGGTCCGCCAGGGTGCGCGGCCGAGATCAAGAGAGTCGAGAGCGAATTGGAAGCCGCCATGAGCGTCGCGCTGCAGCTCCAGCAAAACCTGACGGAGGTGCAGGAGAAAGTGAAACAGGAGGAGCAGGTGCTGACACAAAAGGCGGCCGAGTGCGACCAGTTGGCGGAACAGTTGCAGTCTTTGCACCTTGCAGAGGGCGGGGAGGGTGATGCCCCGGAGTCCGAGCCGTGCACGCCTGCCAGTAAGTGCGCTTCGCCCCGAAAGACTGCCAATGCACTCAAGAGTAGCTCGGAGCCTCCCTCCCCTTCCGATGTGAATGACACGGACTCAGACACGGGGATCAGTTCTACGCACAGCCAGGACTCTGAGCCTTCCTGTGTAGAGGTTGTGCCCACTTCCACAAATTGCTTTTAG